One genomic region from Longimicrobium sp. encodes:
- a CDS encoding DUF4255 domain-containing protein — translation MSTHAAIASAMEAVVRLLRASYDPAEFNGAVLDFQVYVSDDFTHPMEQGVSLFLYRVYHNGGARNPAGRTLDGRRQRTRLPVDLHFMATAWARKASLQHEIAGWMMRVLEDNPVLPAGLLNSYRAGVFQPEETVTISLTDLSVEDTFRIWEVMIDHAYQLSVPYVARTLDLESTRSDALFGPVQEREVGLGVLEEAFP, via the coding sequence GTGAGCACGCACGCGGCGATCGCCAGCGCCATGGAGGCGGTGGTCCGCCTGCTGAGAGCGAGCTACGACCCCGCCGAGTTCAACGGCGCCGTGCTCGACTTCCAGGTCTACGTGTCGGACGACTTCACCCACCCCATGGAGCAGGGCGTGTCGCTCTTCCTGTACCGGGTCTACCACAACGGTGGCGCGCGCAACCCGGCCGGCCGCACGCTGGACGGCCGCCGGCAGCGCACCCGGCTGCCGGTAGACCTGCACTTCATGGCCACCGCCTGGGCGCGCAAGGCGTCGCTGCAGCACGAGATCGCGGGGTGGATGATGCGGGTGCTGGAGGACAACCCCGTGCTCCCGGCGGGGCTGCTCAACTCGTACCGCGCGGGCGTGTTCCAGCCGGAGGAGACCGTCACGATCTCCCTCACCGACCTGTCGGTGGAGGACACCTTTCGCATCTGGGAGGTGATGATCGACCACGCGTACCAGCTCTCCGTGCCGTACGTGGCGCGCACCCTGGACCTGGAGTCCACGCGCTCCGACGCGCTGTTCGGGCCGGTGCAGGAGCGCGAGGTCGGCCTGGGCGTGCTGGAGGAGGCGTTTCCGTGA
- a CDS encoding response regulator transcription factor: MRTLVAASVRLYRDGISLGLQRSPGVRVVGTAGDARAVLAAVEQSAPDVVLLDVSMPGALQLVHDVRQAGAAVKAVVFAVDEDLEDTVMACVEAGVAGWVGRDGSLDHLARAVLSAARGELECSARVAAMLSNRVAALARTGRAAPPGVQLTPRECEVAELISRGHTNKHIARTLALQPATVKNHVHHILEKLDVPTRGEAGALLRTLQLSGSGSRY; the protein is encoded by the coding sequence GTGCGGACGCTGGTCGCCGCCAGCGTGCGCCTGTACCGCGACGGCATCAGTCTCGGCCTGCAGCGCAGCCCCGGGGTGCGCGTGGTGGGGACGGCGGGCGACGCGCGAGCGGTGCTGGCCGCCGTGGAGCAGAGCGCGCCCGACGTGGTTCTGCTGGACGTGTCCATGCCGGGCGCGCTGCAGCTGGTGCACGACGTCCGCCAGGCGGGGGCCGCGGTGAAGGCGGTGGTGTTCGCGGTGGACGAGGACCTCGAGGACACGGTGATGGCGTGCGTGGAGGCGGGCGTGGCCGGGTGGGTGGGGCGCGACGGCTCGCTGGACCACCTGGCCCGGGCGGTGCTGAGCGCCGCGCGCGGCGAGCTGGAGTGCTCGGCGCGGGTGGCGGCGATGCTCTCCAACCGCGTTGCCGCGCTGGCCCGAACGGGACGCGCCGCGCCGCCGGGCGTGCAGCTCACCCCTCGCGAGTGCGAGGTGGCGGAGCTGATCAGCCGCGGGCACACCAACAAGCACATCGCTCGCACCCTCGCCCTGCAGCCCGCCACGGTGAAGAACCACGTGCACCACATCCTGGAGAAGCTGGACGTGCCCACGCGTGGCGAGGCCGGCGCCCTGCTGCGCACCCTGCAACTGTCCGGTTCCGGCTCGCGCTACTGA